One Tachypleus tridentatus isolate NWPU-2018 chromosome 3, ASM421037v1, whole genome shotgun sequence DNA window includes the following coding sequences:
- the LOC143246858 gene encoding tropomyosin-like isoform X9: MSMIQQGSMLEMLKKKMKAVKDEMETAKEQLEETETRFQEEVRRREEAEGEVAALNRRIQLLEDDLERSEERLKIATQKLEEALQAADESERQRKALENRTNLEDDKMSILETELGQARVLAEESDKKYEEMARRIAVLEADLERAEERAQGGESKITGLEEELRIVGNNLKSLEVSEEKALQKEETFDQQFRQMTHKLQEAEARAEFAERSVQKLQKEVDRLEDDLMEEREKNHLLQEEMETTLKDIASM, from the exons AAGGTTCGATGTTAGAAAtgttgaagaaaaaaatgaaagcgGTGAAAGACGAGATGGAAACCGCGAAGGAACAATTAGAAGAAACCGAAACACGATTTCAAGAGGAGGTACGGCGACGCGAGGAA gCTGAAGGTGAGGTGGCTGCACTGAACAGAAGAATTCAGTTGTTGGAAGACGACTTGGAGCGATCAGAGGAAAGGTTGAAGATAGCTACTCAGAAACTGGAAGAAGCACTGCAGGCTGCTGACGAAAGTGAACG GCAAAGGAAAGCACTCGAAAATCGGACTAACCTCGAAGATGATAAGATGTCTATCTTAGAAACTGAGTTAGGCCAAGCTAGAGTCTTGGCTGAAGAATCAGATAAAAAGTATGAAGAG ATGGCTCGCAGAATTGCTGTGTTAGAAGCAGACTTGGAAAGAGCTGAAGAGAGAGCTCAAGGGGGAGAGAG TAAAATTACTGGTCTTGAGGAAGAATTACGAATAGTTGGAAATAACCTGAAGTCTCTGGAAGTTAGTGAAGAGAAG GCACTTCAGAAAGAAGAAACTTTTGATCAACAGTTCCGGCAAATGACACACAAACTGCAAGAG GCGGAAGCTCGAGCAGAATTTGCTGAGCGATCTGTGCAGAAACTGCAGAAAGAAGTGGACAGACTTGAAG ATGATTTGATGGAGGAACGAGAAAAGAATCACCTCCTCCAGGAAGAAATGGAAACCACCTTGAAAGACATTGCCTCCATGTGA
- the LOC143246858 gene encoding tropomyosin-1-like isoform X8 produces the protein MSMIQQGSMLEMLKKKMKAVKDEMETAKEQLEETETRFQEEVRRREEAEGEVAALNRRIQLLEDDLERSEERLKIATQKLEEALQAADESERQRKALENRTNLEDDKMSILETELGQARVLAEESDKKYEEMARRIAVLEADLERAEERAQGGESKITGLEEELRIVGNNLKSLEVSEEKALQKEETFDQQFRQMTHKLQEAEARAEFAERSVQKLQKEVDRLEDELVHVKEKYKTISTELDQTFAELTGY, from the exons AAGGTTCGATGTTAGAAAtgttgaagaaaaaaatgaaagcgGTGAAAGACGAGATGGAAACCGCGAAGGAACAATTAGAAGAAACCGAAACACGATTTCAAGAGGAGGTACGGCGACGCGAGGAA gCTGAAGGTGAGGTGGCTGCACTGAACAGAAGAATTCAGTTGTTGGAAGACGACTTGGAGCGATCAGAGGAAAGGTTGAAGATAGCTACTCAGAAACTGGAAGAAGCACTGCAGGCTGCTGACGAAAGTGAACG GCAAAGGAAAGCACTCGAAAATCGGACTAACCTCGAAGATGATAAGATGTCTATCTTAGAAACTGAGTTAGGCCAAGCTAGAGTCTTGGCTGAAGAATCAGATAAAAAGTATGAAGAG ATGGCTCGCAGAATTGCTGTGTTAGAAGCAGACTTGGAAAGAGCTGAAGAGAGAGCTCAAGGGGGAGAGAG TAAAATTACTGGTCTTGAGGAAGAATTACGAATAGTTGGAAATAACCTGAAGTCTCTGGAAGTTAGTGAAGAGAAG GCACTTCAGAAAGAAGAAACTTTTGATCAACAGTTCCGGCAAATGACACACAAACTGCAAGAG GCGGAAGCTCGAGCAGAATTTGCTGAGCGATCTGTGCAGAAACTGCAGAAAGAAGTGGACAGACTTGAAG acGAGCTGGTCCATGTAAAGGAAAAGTACAAGACCATCTCGACTGAACTGGACCAGACTTTTGCAGAGCTTACTGGCTACTAA